The genomic interval AACGGCAGGCCGGCGCCGTCGCGGCCGGCCGGGATCGCGACCGTGGGGTGCCCCACATTGGTGACGGCATAGGCCATCGCGAGCCAGTGGAAATAGCTCTTGGTCGGCTGGCCGTCGATCTCGGCCGGATAGAGTTCTGACCACGGCCGCGGACTGATGGTGATCGCGGGTGCGATGATGAAGTCGTGGCTGGCGTAGAACGTCTGCCAGCGCCGGTAGAGCTCGGTCTGCATCGAGAGTGCACGCGCGACGTCGGCGGCGGAATAGCCGAGCCCCTCGGCGACGTTGTCGCGAATGTTGGGCCCGACCTTGTCCGGAAATTTTTCGGCGAGCTCGCGGTGGCGGCCGAGGAAGGCGACGGCACGCAAGGTGCTGAACACCTCGTCTGCACCGGTGCAATCGGGATGGGTCCATTCGACGTTGCGAAACACCGATTCGAACGAGCCGAGCTTGCCTCTGAAGGTCGCCGCGACCGCCCGCTCGGTCGGCGCAAAGCCGAAATCACAGGTCGCCGCGATGCGCAGGCCCGAGAGATCGGCGCGCGGCGGATTGCGATAGAGCGTTGGCGCCGGCGCGCCGCCGGCATGCAGTATCGCCGACAGCGGATCGCGGCCATCGCGATCCAGCATGCAGGACAGCATGAGGCAGGCATCCGATACGGTTCTCGCCATCGGTCCGAGCTGCGAGATCTGCAACCAGGCCATGTTGCGGCTGTTGCTGGCGATCAGTCCGGGCGACGGCCTGAAGCCGACGACGCCGCAGAACGATGCAGGATTGCGCACCGAGCCGCCGGTGTCGGATCCGGTCGCGAGCGGCACCATGCCGGTTGCGAGCGCAACGGCCGATCCGCCGGAGGAGCCGGCCGCGGATCGATCAGGATCGAAGGGATTGCCGGTCGCGCCATACACGGCGTTGCGCGTATTGCCGCCGGCGCCCCATTCCGGCACGTTCGTCTTGCCGATGACGATCGCACCTTCGCGCTTGAGCATCGCGACGATGGCCTCGTCCTGCTTCGCGACGTTGCCTGCGAACAGCACGCTGCCAAAACTGGTCGGCAACCCCTTTGCGTCGATCAGGTCCTTGACGCCGAGCGGCAGGCCGTGCACGGCGCCAAGCGTGTCGCCGCGCATCACGGCGGCCTCGTGTTCGCGCGCGGTGTTGCGCGCCGTCTCGAAGGAGCGCGCCACCATCGCATTGACGGCCGGATCGATCGCCTCGATGCGGCGGATGCAACTGTCCGTCAGTTCGACGGGCGAGAGCTTGCGTTGGCCGATCAGTGCGCGTGCCGCGACCGCGGACAGGTCGCATGGTTCGGTCATGATATGTCTGCTTGTTCCGGACCCGGCGGGCCCTGCCGGCCCTCATGTCCGGGGCCACGGACTCATGATGCCGCAATCGGCCGCGCGTGCCAAGCGTCAGCCCTCCAGCCATCTGGTGGGGGACTTTCAAGCCTTACCACAGGTTGCTATGTTGCCCTGCTACCTCGAGGGGAGAATGATGCTTAAGCCGCGATACCGGATCCTGTGTTTCTTTGTGACGTTATCGGTTTTGTTGCCTGCTTCGCTTGTGCGCGCCGATCAGCCGTTTCAACGTCTCCTGCCGTTCCTGATTGATCTGGCGGGATGGCAGGGCGAGAAGCCGGAGGGCATGTCGATGCAAATGTCCGACACCAGCATGACGACGGCAACCCGTGACTA from Bradyrhizobium arachidis carries:
- a CDS encoding amidase, which codes for MTEPCDLSAVAARALIGQRKLSPVELTDSCIRRIEAIDPAVNAMVARSFETARNTAREHEAAVMRGDTLGAVHGLPLGVKDLIDAKGLPTSFGSVLFAGNVAKQDEAIVAMLKREGAIVIGKTNVPEWGAGGNTRNAVYGATGNPFDPDRSAAGSSGGSAVALATGMVPLATGSDTGGSVRNPASFCGVVGFRPSPGLIASNSRNMAWLQISQLGPMARTVSDACLMLSCMLDRDGRDPLSAILHAGGAPAPTLYRNPPRADLSGLRIAATCDFGFAPTERAVAATFRGKLGSFESVFRNVEWTHPDCTGADEVFSTLRAVAFLGRHRELAEKFPDKVGPNIRDNVAEGLGYSAADVARALSMQTELYRRWQTFYASHDFIIAPAITISPRPWSELYPAEIDGQPTKSYFHWLAMAYAVTNVGHPTVAIPAGRDGAGLPFGIQVIGPRGGDLATLAVAREIEAVLAANPDTARPLPDIAWLGRQPPIAGKPGFLAFD